In Gemmata obscuriglobus, a single genomic region encodes these proteins:
- a CDS encoding RidA family protein gives MSSPEKRVQELHLTLPPAPKPVAVYKPAVKVGSLLYVSGHGPLKEDKTLILGRVGDKLTLEQGKEAARQTGLAILSTLKDHLGSLDKVKRLVKAFGMVNCTDDFVDQPKVINGFSELMKDVFGEDAGVGARSAVGHNSLPGGMAVEIECIFEIEG, from the coding sequence ATGTCCAGCCCCGAGAAGCGCGTCCAGGAACTGCACCTCACGCTCCCCCCGGCGCCGAAGCCGGTCGCGGTGTACAAGCCCGCGGTGAAGGTCGGGAGCCTGCTGTACGTGAGCGGGCACGGGCCGCTGAAGGAGGACAAAACGCTCATCCTCGGTCGGGTCGGCGACAAGCTCACGCTGGAACAGGGTAAAGAGGCGGCCCGCCAAACCGGGCTCGCGATCCTGTCCACCCTCAAGGACCACCTCGGCTCACTCGACAAGGTGAAACGGCTCGTCAAGGCGTTCGGGATGGTGAACTGCACCGACGACTTCGTCGATCAGCCGAAGGTGATCAACGGGTTCTCGGAGCTGATGAAAGACGTGTTCGGTGAGGACGCCGGCGTCGGCGCCCGCAGCGCGGTCGGCCACAACTCGCTGCCCGGCGGCATGGCAGTCGAGATCGAGTGCATCTTCGAGATCGAAGGCTGA
- the glgX gene encoding glycogen debranching protein GlgX, producing MMPFRTSRGRPLPLGPTLTPDGANFALLCRHGQRVTLVILPAEGGSTPLAELPLDARLNRTGDHWHIRVHDLPEAFCYGWKVDGPRGPRTRFDPNRLLLDPACAMLSEGAVWAGTCETDPQRTSRRSLFRRGTRYNWEEDVPPLIEYEDSIIYEVHVRGFTCHPSSGVQFPGTFKGLVEKIPYLKWLGVTAVELMPVFEWDECDCPFFNPDTGEKLVNFWGYNPVALAAPKAAFAATANRFGQTHEFRDMVKAMHAAGIEVILDVVFNHTGEGNDQGRTYSFRGLDNELYYLLDPQGRYLNYSGCGNTVNCNHPVVRDLIMTCLRYWAADMHVDGFRFDLASILGRDRSGNVMVEPPVIESITEDGVLADTKLIAEPWDAGGLYQVGRFPFGRRWSEWNGKYRDDVRRFWKGDHGLAPAMAERVCGSADLYQWSGRLPRHSVNFVTAHDGFTLNDLVSYNEKHNHANGEGNRDGESHNSSWNCGAEGPTDDPEVLALRRRQAKNMMTTLMLSQGVPMLLAGDEFLRTQQGNNNAWCQDNEISWVDWTLAEGNKDFLRFVRELIHLRKRHPVLRRRRFFVGELMRGESPGLASAAAEVFPPGGPVRPGDAGLSPGAVGEFARATRTPGAGGTPLLADIHWHGTEPYQPDWGGTARTLAFALDGRFTGREHDRDYHIDNDFYVALNAWSEPLAFRIPPAPTRRRWRRLVDTAMPGPEDIVETENGPPVADGITYTLVPFSALVLISEG from the coding sequence ATGATGCCGTTCCGCACCAGCCGCGGGCGCCCGCTGCCGCTCGGTCCGACGCTCACCCCCGACGGTGCGAACTTCGCCCTGCTGTGTCGGCACGGGCAGCGGGTGACGCTGGTGATCCTCCCGGCCGAGGGCGGCAGCACGCCGCTGGCGGAGCTGCCATTGGACGCCCGCCTGAACCGCACCGGGGATCACTGGCACATCCGCGTCCACGACCTGCCGGAGGCGTTCTGCTACGGGTGGAAGGTGGACGGCCCGCGCGGCCCGCGGACCCGGTTCGACCCGAACCGGCTCCTGCTCGACCCGGCCTGCGCGATGCTGTCCGAGGGCGCCGTGTGGGCCGGGACGTGCGAAACGGACCCGCAGCGCACCTCGCGCCGGAGCCTGTTCCGCCGCGGCACGCGGTACAACTGGGAGGAGGACGTGCCGCCGCTGATCGAGTACGAGGACTCGATCATCTACGAGGTCCACGTGCGCGGGTTCACGTGCCACCCGTCGAGCGGGGTGCAGTTCCCGGGCACGTTCAAGGGCCTGGTGGAGAAGATCCCGTACCTGAAGTGGCTCGGGGTCACCGCGGTCGAGCTCATGCCCGTGTTCGAGTGGGACGAGTGCGACTGCCCGTTCTTCAACCCCGACACCGGCGAGAAGTTGGTCAACTTCTGGGGCTACAACCCGGTCGCGCTGGCCGCCCCGAAGGCCGCGTTCGCGGCCACCGCGAACCGCTTCGGCCAGACGCACGAGTTCCGCGACATGGTGAAGGCCATGCACGCGGCCGGCATTGAGGTGATCCTGGACGTGGTGTTCAACCACACCGGCGAGGGCAACGACCAGGGCCGCACCTACTCGTTCCGCGGGCTCGACAACGAGCTGTACTACCTGCTCGACCCCCAGGGCCGCTACCTGAACTACTCGGGGTGCGGCAACACGGTGAACTGCAACCACCCGGTGGTGCGCGACCTCATCATGACGTGCCTGCGGTACTGGGCCGCGGACATGCACGTGGACGGGTTCCGCTTCGACCTGGCCTCCATCCTGGGGCGCGACCGTAGCGGGAACGTGATGGTGGAGCCGCCGGTTATCGAGAGCATAACGGAGGACGGCGTGCTCGCGGACACCAAGCTGATCGCCGAGCCGTGGGACGCCGGCGGGCTGTACCAGGTGGGGCGGTTCCCGTTTGGGCGCCGGTGGAGCGAGTGGAACGGCAAGTACCGGGACGACGTGCGCCGGTTCTGGAAAGGCGACCACGGGCTGGCGCCGGCGATGGCCGAGCGCGTGTGCGGGAGCGCGGACCTGTACCAGTGGAGCGGGCGGCTGCCGCGGCACTCGGTGAACTTCGTCACCGCCCACGACGGGTTCACGCTGAACGACCTCGTGAGTTACAACGAGAAGCACAACCACGCGAACGGCGAGGGGAACCGCGACGGCGAGAGCCACAACAGCTCGTGGAACTGCGGCGCCGAGGGGCCGACCGACGACCCCGAGGTCCTCGCGCTGCGCCGGCGCCAGGCGAAGAACATGATGACGACCCTGATGCTGAGCCAGGGGGTGCCGATGCTGCTCGCGGGCGACGAGTTCCTGCGCACCCAGCAGGGCAACAACAACGCGTGGTGCCAGGACAACGAGATTTCCTGGGTCGACTGGACCCTGGCGGAGGGCAACAAGGACTTCCTGCGGTTCGTGCGCGAGCTGATCCACCTGCGCAAGCGGCACCCCGTGTTGCGGCGGCGGCGGTTCTTCGTGGGCGAGCTCATGCGCGGCGAGTCCCCGGGCCTCGCGAGCGCGGCGGCGGAGGTGTTCCCGCCGGGCGGCCCGGTGCGTCCGGGCGACGCCGGCTTGTCCCCGGGCGCGGTGGGTGAGTTCGCACGTGCCACCCGTACCCCGGGGGCCGGCGGTACGCCGCTCCTGGCGGACATCCACTGGCACGGTACCGAGCCGTATCAGCCGGACTGGGGCGGCACGGCGCGCACGCTCGCGTTCGCGCTCGACGGCCGGTTCACGGGCCGCGAACACGACCGCGATTACCACATCGACAACGACTTCTACGTCGCGCTGAACGCCTGGAGCGAGCCGCTCGCGTTCCGGATCCCCCCGGCCCCAACGCGGCGGCGCTGGCGCCGCCTGGTCGACACCGCAATGCCCGGTCCCGAGGACATCGTTGAAACGGAAAACGGGCCGCCGGTCGCCGACGGGATCACGTACACGTTGGTGCCGTTCAGTGCGCTGGTGCTGATTTCGGAGGGATGA
- a CDS encoding IS630 family transposase (programmed frameshift) — protein MNALSMDLRKRVLEDCDAGMGTTAVAERYKVSASWVRRLKQRRREDGRIEPGSCRNNRVPQLDTQAERIREVIAATPDMTLEELKVKLGVAVALGTLWRAVAKLGLTVKKKSSGASEQERPDVKQKRADWKATQPALDPDKVVFIDETWARTNMTRRYGRSPRGERLVCPVPHGHWKTTTFVAALRADGLTAPMVIDGAMTGDLFVAYVKPILVPTLRPGDVVVMDNLICHKRVAAKQAIEAAGGQVLLLPPYSPDLNPIELAFSKLKGLLRAAGKRTIDGLWDFLGKAVDAFTPDECRRYIRHCGYGINTATMNLKRD, from the exons ATGAACGCGCTGTCGATGGACTTGCGGAAGCGGGTGCTTGAGGACTGTGATGCGGGGATGGGAACCACGGCCGTCGCGGAGAGGTACAAGGTGAGCGCGTCGTGGGTACGCCGTCTCAAGCAGCGGCGTCGGGAGGACGGGCGCATCGAGCCCGGGTCGTGCCGCAACAACCGGGTGCCCCAACTCGACACCCAGGCCGAGCGGATCCGCGAGGTCATCGCTGCAACGCCCGACATGACCCTCGAAGAGCTCAAGGTGAAGTTGGGCGTTGCGGTCGCCCTCGGGACCCTGTGGCGAGCCGTCGCCAAGCTCGGCCTGACGGTGAAAAAAAAGTCCAGCG GGGCGTCCGAGCAGGAGCGCCCGGACGTGAAGCAGAAGCGGGCCGATTGGAAGGCGACCCAACCGGCATTGGACCCGGACAAGGTGGTGTTCATCGACGAGACGTGGGCCCGCACGAACATGACCCGGCGTTATGGCCGGAGCCCCAGAGGGGAGCGGCTGGTGTGCCCGGTTCCGCACGGGCACTGGAAAACGACGACGTTTGTGGCGGCCCTACGGGCCGATGGGCTGACGGCCCCGATGGTGATCGATGGGGCCATGACCGGGGACCTGTTCGTGGCCTACGTGAAGCCGATCTTGGTGCCCACGCTCCGGCCCGGTGATGTGGTGGTGATGGACAACCTGATCTGCCACAAGCGGGTCGCGGCCAAGCAGGCGATCGAGGCCGCGGGCGGCCAGGTGCTGCTCCTACCGCCGTACAGCCCCGACCTGAACCCCATCGAGTTGGCGTTCTCCAAACTCAAGGGGTTGCTCCGAGCCGCCGGGAAGCGAACCATCGACGGCCTATGGGACTTCTTGGGAAAAGCGGTGGATGCGTTCACACCCGACGAGTGCCGACGGTACATCCGGCACTGCGGATACGGAATCAATACCGCTACAATGAACTTAAAAAGAGACTAG